A stretch of the Salmo salar chromosome ssa20, Ssal_v3.1, whole genome shotgun sequence genome encodes the following:
- the LOC123729301 gene encoding uncharacterized PPE family protein PPE12-like — MFGNSKTGNEAVGNSETGNEAVGNSETGNEAVGNSETGNEAVGNSETGNEAVGNSETGNEAVGNSETGNEVVGNSETGNEAVGNSETGNEAVGNSETGNEAVGNSETGNEVVGNSETGNEAVGNSETGNEAVGNSETGNEAVGNSETGNEAVGNSETGNEVVGNSETGNEAVGNSETGNEAVGNSETGNEAVGNSETGNEAVGNSETGNEAVGNSETGNEAVGNSETGNEAVGNSETGNEAVGNSETGNEAVGNSETGNEAVGNSETGNEAVGNSETGNEAVGNSETGNEAVGNSETGNEAVGNSETGNEAVGNSETGNEVVGNSETGNEAVGNSETGNEAVGNSETGNEAVGNSETGNEAVGNSETGNEAVGNSETGNEAVGNSETGNEAVGNSETGNEAVGNSETGNEAVGNSETGNEAVGNSETGNEVVGNSETGNEAVGNSETGNEAVGNSETGNEVVGNSETGNEAVGNSETGNEAVGNSETGNEAVGNSETGNEAVGNSETGNEAVGNSETGNEAVGNSETGNEAVGNSETGNEAVGNSETGNEAVGNSETGNEAVGNSETGNEAVGNSETGNEVVGNSETGNEVVGNSETGNEVVGNSETGNEAVGNSETGNEAVGNSETGNEVVGNSETGNEAVGNSETGNEAVGNSETGNEVVGNSETGNEAVGNSETGNEAVGNSETGNEVVGNSETGNEAVGNSETGNEAVGNSETGNEVVGCFLFSMHVILFFLVQLL; from the exons ATGTTTGGGAACAGCAAGACGGGCAATGAGGCAGTTGGGAACAGCGAGACGGGCAATGAGGCAGTTGGGAACAGCGAGACGGGCAATGAGGCAGTTGGGAACAGCGAGACGGGCAATGAGGCAGTTGGGAACAGCGAGACGGGCAATGAGGCAGTTGGGAACAGCGAGACGGGCAATGAGGCAGTTGGGAACAGCGAAACGGGCAATGAGGTAGTTGGGAACAGCGAGACGGGCAATGAGGCAGTTGGGAACAGCGAGACGGGCAATGAGGCAGTTGGGAACAGCGAGACGGGCAATGAGGCAGTTGGGAACAGCGAGACGGGCAATGAGGTAGTTGGGAACAGCGAGACGGGCAATGAGGCAGTTGGGAACAGCGAGACGGGCAATGAGGCAGTTGGGAACAGCGAGACGGGCAATGAGGCAGTTGGGAACAGCGAGACGGGCAATGAGGCAGTTGGGAACAGCGAGACGGGCAATGAGGTAGTTGGGAACAGCGAGACGGGCAATGAGGCAGTTGGGAACAGCGAGACGGGCAATGAGGCAGTTGGGAACAGCGAGACGGGCAATGAGGCAGTTGGGAACAGCGAGACGGGCAATGAGGCAGTTGGGAACAGCGAGACGGGCAATGAGGCAGTTGGGAACAGCGAGACGGGCAATGAGGCAGTTGGGAACAGCGAGACGGGCAATGAGGCAGTTGGGAACAGCGAGACGGGCAATGAGGCAGTTGGGAACAGCGAGACGGGCAATGAGGCAGTTGGGAACAGCGAGACGGGCAATGAGGCAGTTGGGAACAGCGAGACGGGCAATGAGGCAGTTGGGAACAGCGAGACGGGCAATGAGGCAGTTGGGAACAGCGAGACGGGCAATGAGGCAGTTGGGAACAGCGAGACGGGCAATGAGGCAGTTGGGAACAGCGAGACGGGCAATGAGGCAGTTGGGAACAGCGAGACGGGCAATGAGGTAGTTGGGAACAGCGAGACGGGCAATGAGGCAGTTGGGAACAGCGAGACGGGCAATGAGGCAGTTGGGAACAGCGAGACGGGCAATGAGGCAGTTGGGAACAGCGAGACGGGCAATGAGGCAGTTGGGAACAGCGAGACGGGCAATGAGGCAGTTGGGAACAGCGAGACGGGCAATGAGGCAGTTGGGAACAGCGAGACGGGCAATGAGGCAGTTGGGAACAGCGAGACGGGCAATGAGGCAGTTGGGAACAGCGAGACGGGCAATGAGGCAGTTGGGAACAGCGAGACGGGCAATGAGGCAGTTGGGAACAGCGAGACGGGCAATGAGGTAGTTGGGAACAGCGAGACGGGCAATGAGGCAGTTGGGAACAGCGAGACGGGCAATGAGGCAGTTGGGAACAGCGAGACGGGCAATGAGGTAGTTGGGAACAGCGAGACGGGCAATGAGGCAGTTGGGAACAGCGAGACGGGCAATGAGGCAGTTGGGAACAGCGAGACGGGCAATGAGGCAGTTGGGAACAGCGAGACGGGCAATGAGGCAGTTGGGAACAGCGAGACGGGCAATGAGGCAGTTGGGAACAGCGAGACGGGCAATGAGGCAGTTGGGAACAGCGAGACGGGCAATGAGGCAGTTGGGAACAGCGAGACGGGCAATGAGGCAGTTGGGAACAGCGAGACGGGCAATGAGGCAGTTGGGAACAGCGAGACGGGCAATGAGGCAGTTGGGAACAGCGAGACGGGCAATGAGGCAGTTGGGAACAGCGAGACGGGCAATGAGGTAGTTGGGAACAGCGAGACGGGCAATGAGGTAGTTGGGAACAGCGAGACGGGCAATGAGGTAGTTGGGAACAGCGAGACGGGCAATGAGGCAGTTGGGAACAGCGAGACGGGCAATGAGGCAGTTGGGAACAGCGAGACGGGCAATGAGGTAGTTGGGAACAGCGAGACGGGCAATGAGGCAGTTGGGAACAGCGAGACGGGCAATGAGGCAGTTGGGAACAGCGAGACGGGCAATGAGGTAGTTGGGAACAGCGAGACGGGCAATGAGGCAGTTGGGAACAGCGAGACGGGCAATGAGGCAGTTGGGAACAGCGAGACGGGCAATGAGGTAGTTGGGAACAGCGAGACGGGCAATGAGGCAGTTGGGAACAGCGAGACGGGCAATGAGGCAGTTGGGAACAGCGAGACGGGCAATGAG gtagttgggtgtttCCTTTTTTCTATGCATGTCATCTTGTTTTTTTTGGTCCAGTTACTGTAA